DNA from Deltaproteobacteria bacterium:
TCGGTCGGTCAAGAAATCCTATCCGCTAGCTGCGGCAGATCGAGGAGCAACAGCTTCTCGATTGGAAGTCTTAAAAGGTATCGATTTCGAAGTTCGAGCAGGGGAACGTTTGGCAATTATGGGGCGGTCGGGGGGCGGTAAATCGACACTGCTCGGATGTTTGTCGGGCTTAGATCAAATTGATTCCGGTGAAATTCATTTACTAGGCAAAAACCTAGCTGAAATGTCAGCGAACGAGCTCAATGCGTTCCGCGCAAGCACCATTGGGATAGTTTTTCAGCAATTTCAACTTCTCGACCACTTTACCGCGCTTGAAAATGTTCGGCTTCCTTTGGATCTTGCCGGAATCGCTCCTGAAACCGCGGATGCACTTGCGAAAGAAAAGTTGGACCGCGTCGGTTTGGGAGGGCGCGAGACCCATTTTCCGGATCGCATGAGTCGAGGTGAGTGCCAACGGGTTGCGATCGCTCGCGTGCTAGCAATGGGAGTGAAATTGATCTATGCGGACGAGCCGACGGGCAGTTTGGATGTCAAAACTGGCCGGGATGTCATGGATCTTTTGTTTGCCTCGGCCAAAGAGTCGGGCGCAGCGTTGGTGCTTGTCACTCACGATCCACTTCTTGCGAGACGATGCGACCGGATTTTGAGAATTGAAGACGGAGTTTTAAAGGACGGGCCACTGGTACTCGAGCTTTCGGACGATGCTCCATCCACTGAGCAGGCACCACGTGTCTAAAGCGGGCCGCTACTTTCGAACAGACCTTCGGCGATCTGTTAAATCCAATTGGATTGCTATTGCAGTTTTGACTCTCAGTTTTCTTGGTCCGGTTGTTTCTAGTATTTTGCGATCCTCGGTGGAAAGTTTTTTGTCTTCCAATTCTCGTCGTATTTTAACTGCGGATTTAGCGATCACTGCTTACCGGCCGATTCGAGAAGATGAAGTTGATCGAATTCGCACGGAATACGGTGTGAAGCGCGAAGTTCGTGAAATTGAATTTGTGACGATGGCGGTGGGGCGCGAAGAGCGGGGAAATCTATTAGAAGTGCACGCGGTTGAACCTAAGTTTCCTATCGACGGAGAATTTCAGTTTGCAGATGGAACTAAGGGATCTGGTGGGCCCATGGGCGAATCTGTCTGGCTGTCTTCGGACGCAGCTTTGGCCTTGGGCCTTAGCCGATCTGACAAACTTAAGCTGGGTCGGTTGGAATTCAACGTAGAAAAAATCATTCAACAGGCGCCAGGGATTTCGCGAGCCGCATTTGGTTTTGCACCGCGGGCCTATATTCCCATTGATCGCGCTAGCTCCACGGGACTACTTGGTTTTGGTAGTCAAATTTACCACCGTGTCTATTTGGAGACCTCTCGGCCTGCGCCGGCGGACGAAGTGAAGGAAAAGTTGGGCGATCCCGATCTCTTCTTGCGCACGCCAGATGATTCGGTTCAAGGGCTCGAGCGCTTCACGGGTTTTGTTTCGCTTTATTTGGCGGTGGTCTCTGTTTCGTTGTTCGCGTTGGGTTGGGCCGCGGCCTTTTACATCATACGTACGCAAGCCATCGAGCGTATGCGACAGACAGCAATCGCCATGGTTTTCGGCGGAACTCGGCGATCGATGCTTCAGTTTGAGTTCTTGAGGACGCTCGCCGTGACAGTGATTGCCGCATTCACTGCGCTCGCAATTGCAAGAGTCGCAGCCGAGTTCCTAGAACCAGTTATTGCGGCTGCTCTCTCAAAAAATGTTCCTGGTGTCTTTCAGATTTCAATGTCGATCCGAGACTTTTCTGGTCTGTTTTTAACAGCCATTGTCTCTGCTTTGTTGTTCACGCTTCCCTTTGCATTGCGTTTACAAAAAGCCCAACCGCGCGAGCTTTTCGATGATTCGGCGCTTGCGCCGCCCCAGGAAACTCGCGCCGACTTGCGAGCGA
Protein-coding regions in this window:
- a CDS encoding ABC transporter ATP-binding protein produces the protein MNEPVLVCRSVKKSYPLAAADRGATASRLEVLKGIDFEVRAGERLAIMGRSGGGKSTLLGCLSGLDQIDSGEIHLLGKNLAEMSANELNAFRASTIGIVFQQFQLLDHFTALENVRLPLDLAGIAPETADALAKEKLDRVGLGGRETHFPDRMSRGECQRVAIARVLAMGVKLIYADEPTGSLDVKTGRDVMDLLFASAKESGAALVLVTHDPLLARRCDRILRIEDGVLKDGPLVLELSDDAPSTEQAPRV